The genomic stretch TATGCATGCACTGCAAATTGTGCTGGCTCCACTACTAATGTATACTTGATAATGTATATACATAGTCGCTATTTATCTAAACTCTGATAATGtatagtgtatataaaattatttcattATGGATGCAAATTTCCGAAGTGATATGATAAAGTACCGTATATACCGAAGATTGGTCAATGAACTACGATTCTAAGATAATGCAACTGTACTGGCACTTTTTTTATTCCTTCTTTTTTTGGACAATGAAAAGAATACAGGGTTCTAAGTTAAATTTGGATTTTAGCTTACCAAACTTTAAAGGGAGATATCAGCTCTCCCCACTTCCACTTTGTCAAAATAAGAAACCCTTTGGAGTACAAGATTCTTGAAGACAGGTAGGAGTGTAAATGAATCTAATTAAATCATTACTCTAATATTCagctttatttgattattttaatgaaCTTGATATCTTAGttaattttgacttgtttatttcttgaatcgAACTCTTGACAAATTTTTATCGAAGTGAAactgacaggttgtcgaagcctgtgcaataataaaacctgctcaaactaaaagtaatttctgtagatagtggtaagcagggtcgaatccacagggactgggagtaattgtttcttttcaaattcacagtgacaagggggtgtttttatgcaggatgtgacaatcaaagaaattcaactaaaatctaaaaagctactaaaaattaaataacaaattactgaaatcaaatgagtgataattaaggatctagccaagaaataacttcagcaacgGTTCACccaattgatcatcgataagcaaaggcaattccaattatttactaataaataggttataactaccaaacaggcgatggcagtcaacccctccttactgtgtcggtgatcaaggtacgcccgttaatcactgctctaattgagaaataatcctaggtacgcccatagaatttaattccccaattgccttacgtattagaggagccatattctaaccaaataacacactaccagggttattttagattagcccgcgtattcccctgacacgaatctaatcgtgccagttgtcactattttgaggcaattaaacaattacggatttaatacctcaaatgacaatagattatcaaatcaattaattatccggatccaagacaatcaattaattaaacaaccataagcactgcaaccagagaatatgcaaataccaataaataagagaaaaagataaaattaaaacgatctcacaatttttaggcgaatcAAAGCCTCcgttgctccttgactagagtgagagaattagttcatatttgatgaataaaacccaaacaaaattGCGGCAGTAGTTACGGCCATTGTCTCCAAGAGTTGGGGAAATTCAATTCGTCCTCTCATCCGAGGGGAGCAAAGTACTAAAAGGTAAAGAAAGAAAGGTCAAAGAAAGCAATTCTCAATTGCTCCTGACATGCGCAGCATTATAGCTACTCCTAaactaacaaaagaaaagtcaaacaGCAAAAGCTTTCTCCAAGATAGTGCTTCTCCTCTGCCTTGTGCGGCGGCTCCCCCAGGGGGAAGAAGAAGACTCTCCACTTCAGCCCTGCGTTCCTCCTTTTAATGCTGTCATCTgcgaattaccaaaaaggacTTGTATCTTCTTATTCCAGAAATGCCCTCGATTGCCTGCTATGTGAACTCTTTCTCGATaactgtcaaattggcctttattgtgatatttttgttctactccctgaaataaatgcaaattacgaaaagtgagtagaatctaataattaattcacattgggttaagtaatagggaaaattaataataaaattaactatcaaattgcaacctatcagaAACTCAAATCGAACTcgattggtttgaatttcttaTCTATAAAATTCTAACTTTATGGTAATTACATCAAACTCATGCCAAGCTTGAGAGTTTATCAAATATAAAACGTTGTTTAAATTTAGTTTGATTAGTTAGCAAACTAAAGTCTATTATCTCTAATTGAATTGAATTCAATTTGAGTATTAAGCAGTTTTAGTTCATATTTCAACTCTATGCACGGGAGTGTTTTTTTCTTGAGTTGTAATGTATTGAAATAATCTAAGTCCTTCGTGGCTCTTTGAAGTTCTTGTTACATGAGCTGGTAAAAGATCATCACGCAGGACTAATTTAGCACAATAGCTTCCCCAACATTTCTATCATGGACCAATTTGGTGATTTAACTATTTTTGTGGAAATCATATGctgtttcttgacttttgaattAGGTTTAATCCTTTGTTTTTAAACTAGGATCGGACCAACCGGTTCGACCAATTGAATTGAGAATCGGATAGTTCTTCGGTCCGAGTTAGTATACAAAATCATATGAAAGAAAACTCggtcaaaatcaatcaaaagacCGGTTTGACCATGAACCGgtaaaacccaaaaaaactcgggttttttttgctattttctatttttgttgaatttcaatttttttcttggACCTTTTATATTTTCCTAAATGACTAACAGTAACACAACAACGCTTTTTAACAAATctaaaatcaaacaaaaaataaaagaaaacatgTATGAAAGGatgagaagaaaagaagaagagatcAAGAAATCTCACATGAGAAATGCTGAAaagatctaaaataaaaaatggtagATGGGAATATAAGCGAAAGAGAAGAGGAAGAGagtttaaaagaaataaaaagaaaccattagaaaaaggaaaaaaaaaaaaagcacaaagcAAACACATGATCTGGACACTGTGATGCGGGACTGGAAGGCGAAAGCTTTGACGGTGGACTGGCAAAGAAGAAGCAACGAGAGGAAGAAACAAGAAGAATCCTTTATAAGTTAAAAAACTTTTCTCATATTATACTTTGGCCCCtcaatattttaaataatcatAATTACACACATGGAATTCTTTTATTACTCATTTGCAACcttactttttgcatttttacaaTGATTCGTATTTTCATTCTGGATTCATCATCTTATGGAATTAGAGACTCATTAATGTTATTATATCTTACTTAAAAAAGTTTCATCAAAGTACTTTGTATACTTTATCATTAATTTGGCCTCTTAATATATAGGACATATGGGAAAGATTGAAATTACTATGAGTAcatatttattctttttatttttttatataattaaaaaatatatatatttatgacatcattcgGTTTGACCCCCAAATTTAACTAGTCGAGTCGTTACCCggtccgagttttaaaacacaGGTTTAATCAAGCTATAAGCATGGAAAGAAAACCCGAGCAAATTGCGCATGGATATAAATTCATAACTTTGGGATGGAAATAATCACCTCGTATATCATCTGGGTTTTATCTAGAAACCATTGATAACTACACATTTTCAATCTGCATACCTCTTAAAGAATAGGCTAGGAAAGTGGCAAAAAAAACTGTGTTATTCTCTCGTCAATTACTGGTGAGTTTGACTTAATTGGCTTAATTGtctaaatttctttcttttttcttttttagaaagATTACAACAAGCCCAGGGGACCAATATAAATTGATTTAGAAATGAGTAAAATTACAAACTAACTCATAAATGGTAGGACAACTACTAAACGTATAGTTATATTTAATGACTCACATAAGCATAATGGAAGTTGAACACAGAAGTTCTAAATTGTGGGGGATTTCAAACTTGACCCTTAAACTTCGGCCTCAGGgacaattttcaaatttaaagttAAAGGAAATATAATGATTTCTATGGAACTTTAGACGTCTAGTTAGGACATGATTTAAACAATCATTAGCAAAAATGCACTCAACCAATTGAAGAAGTTCCTATTGGACATCCACGAAGGAAACTGCAATTCCTCGCATGCATTTGGAAACTTAAAACTGTGGCAGATTGACATTGTATAGTTGTAGAGGTAGAATGTACATAGGAAGAGTATAGACGTACCTGCATATGCTAGAGGTGTTAGATACATTCGAGATCATGCACTTTTAATCTGCATTTTTACACCTTGACTTGAACTTACATCAGACTTCGCAGCACAATTGCATGGTCCTGACACGTAAATGACTGCTGAAGCTCCCCTACAAAAATCAACTACTGGGGATTTTGAAAAAAGCTGCTGCTTCTGCTTTACGTATCTGATTCTTTGGAGATAAGATTGATGAAAAGCAACATCCGCCTACATGGTAATGCAACCTTCAACGGAACTTCCTGCCACACCTCTGCCATATATAAGCCCAAGCTAGGGCAGTTGTTCTGCACCCATCTCGACTTAGAAATCATGGCAACCAAGTTTTTTctcctcttttgttttctggCTTTTGCTCATTCTGCCTTTGCTGATACTTCAGCTTACAAGTGTAACTGCAGTGCAGTGAAGCGTGAAAGCTTCCCGAGCGATTTCGTGTTCGGGGCAGCAAGCTCTGCCTATCAGGTAGCATTATCTGCAAATAAGATTGATGGAAATCAGTTGCCTTCATTGGCGAAGCTGCCTACTGATAATGGGAAAGATCAACTTTCTTACCAGTTCTGAAGTGTTCTCCTTCCCCTCAAACCCATAGCACATAAGTACATACACTAGAGGGACATAAAATTCCTAAATAAGTTAATAAAGATTTTTGGTACCTCAAAATAAGATGTTCAAGTTATTTTGCGCATGCATGCATCGTGAAGGATGTGGAGAGATCAATGCAAAGTTCAAAGAATTTGCTTTCATTTGCATCTTAATCAAGCAAAATCAGTCAGCCACTAGCTGGCTAACTAACCTCTATTTTGAGTTTCTATAGTAATATTCGGTTTACTTTTGCCAAAAATCTTGGCGGAAGATGATTGCACGTTATGAGTTCTCTCTTTTGTTTCCAGATTGAAGGTGCATGGAATCGTGACGGTAAAGGACCAAGTATCTGGGACACACATACTCATCTTTATCCAGCTCTGCATTTCATTTCTCTCCATTTGTTCGAAAACGATACAATTTGATACCCTCGGATCATCAGCTGATTATAGATTTGAACAAACTAGAAATCTGCATCAGCACCATTAACATTGCCCTCTGCTGGCAGTAACTATAGATGAATGTTGTGAACAAGATACTTAAATTTCATCCTCAAACAGTACATTAGCTTttagtaaaaaagaaaaaaacaccGCATTAGTATTTTCTatatggctttttttttttccaacaaataCTGCAGTAACAGATGAAAAGGGAATAGCAAGTAACAAATTAGTTCGTCTAGCaattagaagaaaaaaatgaaaaggaaattgCAAGTGCCATGcagtccctttttttttttttggttctttttttaCTTTGAAATTGCAGGCAAGATTTTTGATGGAAAAAATGGGGACATTGCTACTAATGCTTATGATCTTTACCAGGTATAGAAAAAAATCAATTGCccttttttttctggttttatatGTGGTTGGGACTACATAAGTATTATATACAGTCACAACTTTCTAATTAATTTATAATGCAGGGTGATGTAAACAACATCGCTGATCTTGGTCTTGATGTTTATCGATTCTCAATCGCATGGAGCAGAATATTGCCAAGTTAGTTTCCTGTGTTTATGCACTACATATTTCTACGAGAATTTCTACTTAAAATTACAATTAAAAAGCTCCCAGGGCACACACACACGTACACATGCACACAAAACATATGTACATCAGAGCTTTTCAGTGAAATGGATTAATTTGGTAGTGGAAAAAGCTAAAATTCATTAAGTTAATGGTGATCATTACTTGCTAAATGCAGTAGTAATTTCAATTTTAAGGTTTTGATTTCTCACATTCGAACTTCTAACTCTCTCCATGCACTCATTCTTACTACTCGACAGGTGGTCAGTTAAAAGATGGTGTGAATCAAGCTGGAATTGACTACTACAATAATTTCATCAATGCTCTCATAGCAAAAGGTTCATTTATAATGGCCTTGATTGAATCTTTGATTTTTACAAGATACAATATAGAAAAACAAACATGAATGATAATTAGTTTTCTCCCATTTCCTTGCATGTTTAAAAGTTTCAAATGTAATTGAAAGTTTAAAATAATGGAAAACAGTTTCGTATACTATTGAACAACTCATTCTTTATTTAATTTGgtctcttttttatttattcccCTTCACAGttaattgatttttttgaattcttttttttccccttcacTAAATTCAAGTTCCTAAAAGCGCATGATATATATGGTAAATGTGCCTTTTATTCCCATCGTGTAGGAATTGACCCTTGTGTGACTACTTTTCATTGGGATGTTCCCCAAGCTCTACAATCTCTATATGGTGGATTCCTGAGTCCCCGAATAGTGTAAGTAGCCCAAGTTCTTGTCTATATTAATTAATTTTTCGATGTTAATTATTATGTAGTCCTAAGGCTTAGGGTATCCTTCCAGTTTTGATTTCCTCataattaatttcttaaataGGGAGGATTAATTATCGAAACTATGTTGACATCCTGTTCAAGAATTTTGGCGATcgggttaagttttggatcacACTCAACGAACCATTGTCTTTAAGTGAAAGTGGACATACTTTGCCATATCTGGCACCTGGTCGATGCACTATATGGGGAAACGTTGATTGTACAGGTGGAGACGAAGGAATAGAACCGTATTTGGTGACACACCACCAACTTCTTTCCCATGCAGCTGCTGTTGACTTGTATAGGCAAAAATATCAGGTCACACCATTGATATAAGTTGCATGTGTGGTCTTCATCATGGCTTCTACAAGTTTTGAATTGAAAATTTAGCAAACAAGAAGCCTAAAAGGTTCTATTAGGAggagaaattaatatattagcTGATGTTGTTTATTCTGCAGGAACTCCAAGGTGGGATTATAGGAATCACACTCAATAGCCAATGGTTTCTACCATTTAGGGATGGAAATGAAGATGACCTGAAAGCAGCAGAAATACAACTCGATTTCACGTTTGGATGGTAAGGGATATGCTTTAGATAGCTATCACTAGCTGACCTCTTGGCTCTTGATATTGAACATCAGATGGGCTTTACATATTTTAAAAGATGAAACAAATTTACAGTTCGTGCCGATCATCACAGGTTTATGCGTCCAGTCACATTGGGTGACTATCCAGACACCATGAAGGAAAGAGTAGGCGAAAGATTACCAAGTTTCACTCCAGTGGAGAGTAGAAAGCTAGAGGGTTCGTACGACTTTCTTGGTTTGAATTATTATACTGGATCATTCACCCACTTCCTTGACGAAGGTTATGTACCACCACATCCAAGCTACGTCACAGATTCTGGAGTTAATGTAACGGGTGAATTCCAATTTATTCTTTAGTAACCGAAagaacaaaaaatataaaaagaaccTACATCATGTATTCATGTGTAGTTTCATAGCCTAAATAGTagaattttttatatatatatatgatttggaGTCCCTCAATTTATATCCTCAGTACGATGATTTTACCATGTTTTGGATATTTTCCCCTCTATATTTCGTCTTTGAGATTCCACCCTTTTGAGGGACTAAGGGCATGGTGAAAGTACAAATATatacacataacacgttggcTGATTTTGACATTGAAACATACAAATGACCTTGTGATTTGGAAATTGCTAAATGTGTCAAAATTAAAAATagcagaaataaaaaaaaatgctgcGATCACTATATTGGTCTGCGTGTATATTGAATGACATATCATTTCCTGTCTATGGATTAACTTCCTTCTCTTATTTTTCAGAAACTGATAGTGAGGGCAATCCCTTTGGTCTTGGACCAGTAAGTTATGCATTTATCACATAGTCAATGGGTTTCATGCAAAAAATTGTTATATCTTATGATGCTAGATATCTTTTCTACTGTATTTTTTGACAGCCACAATATCTAAATGTTAAAAGCTCATGAATTCGACCCACATGAAAAATTGCTTGCAATGCCCATCCAATTATTATTAGTGATGTAAGCTAATAGCCTTTTTAAATTAGAGTGAACAAAGGAATACTAGTGTGTGTTTTCTTCTCTTAATGAAGTCAATTTTAGAATTTCAACGTGTTTCAGCACATCTTAACTtagtataattttttattttgtgatttttgagtTTGATTCTAAATCAAATGATCAATTAACTCTCAAAAAATCTTGTAGGCTGGTGTGTTTTGGCTTCAAGTATATCCTCGTGGAATCAGAGACCTTCTGAACTACACGAAAGTGGTTTATGATAACCCAACAATCTACATCACGGAGAATGGTAATCAACCAATCACTCATATATGCTCTGCTCTTCAGATCGATGTTGATAAATAATCTGCATGATTCTACATCTCTTAAGACTCATGAGGTAATTTATTGATCATATGTTCATCAATTTCGGTCGTCTGTTTGCAGGTGTATGCACTAATGACACACTAACCAAAGAGGAGTCCATAAATGATACAATTCGAATTGATTACACAGAAGACCATTTGTGCTGTATTCTTCAAGCAATTGAGTAAAGACTTTGGGAGTAATATCAATGGTTTTCACGGTTTTGAATGTTCTTCTTGTTTATGGTCGCTATCCTTTTGCGGGATCAGGTTTATTGTAGTTTTTGTAACGTACCTTTATGTTGTTCTGGAATAAAGTTTGACTTAcccaaaaatataaataattggTTTTCAGCTTCGGCAATGCATGGAGTTACTGTGGTTATTGCTATGTACTACTTTTAGTATGAAACTTATGACATATATTCTTACTAATAACGAGGGGTCCATTACTAAACGCTCTTGGAGTTATATAAAGGGAATTTCATCTTTTTGGTTCCTGgatattttcactaaaatcaaTTTCATCATTTATGAATTATTTTAATCAATTTAGTTCTTGAAGAAGTTTTTTATTTCCAACATAGGAATTTAAACCACAGTTTACTCAATCTGCATGAACCTACAAGGGCATAATCGTTACACTTGTCTAATCTTTTGCAATTAACGGACAAAATAGATTAGAAAGATCATCAGAAATAGTTTAACGACAACAAAAACTAACAACTTGTTCCCAGGTTTTAGCTTTCCAATTTCAAGCTTCATCATCTCATTCTCTTCTTCCAACCTTGTAAGTTCAATCTTCATGACATGGTTCTTTTGTTCGACTTCCCTTAGTTCTTTCAAGAATTTTGCCATCATATTTTTCATCATCTTCGGCATTGGCAAATCATACCACAAAAAGTATTTGCAAGTTTTCAGTGACAATAATGAATAGCAATACCCCATTATGTGTAGAAATTAGATTGCCCATTATTGCAAAGCAAATGAAACTAAATCAGAAATTACTGCTAAATATCCATATCCACTTATAttgccaaaacacaaaaaaaaaaaaaaaaaaaattcccctcAAATATattgacaaaataaaaaaaaaccccatAATTCTTGTAGCCATGGAATCTTCTTTCTGGATTTGACAATATCCATGAAGTAGCTATTCGACATGGTTTATTACAATTACAAAACGCTGTTTTATCTCCATTGTAGTGCTCTAGCTTCTCTATCTTCACCCCTGATAAATTTCCACTTTTTTCACCCCCGATGATTTGATTGTTGGCAATTTCTCGAACTTGATGCTCTGCTGATGCATGTTATTGGAGCTCCATCACGAAGAGAATCGAGAAATTGTGAGGAGCTGTAATGGCTTATAAGACTAGATGCTCGCACCTTTATTTTAAACATTAAGCTACTTCCAATGATCTTTCAActgcaagtttttttttaatcttcaacCACAAGTTGAAATAACCGatgtacataaatatttgtaatagCTTATTATCTCGAATTCAACCTCCTAAGGCAATTTTGATGATGATTTTAACCATAATAAGTGCACTTAATTTAAAGGGTTGATCAATTAACCAGGAAAAAAATGGACTGAATGTGTAAAATTGCATCATAATTGTTCGTGGACTATGTCAAGAATAGGCCCTTTTTTTGTGGGTCATGACAAAGCTTATGGCAGCGAGTTCTTTTGGGAAGTTTGGAACAGTAAAGGAATATCCAAAAGTGGCAAACTTTTGAGTCTTTTCGTGGCTACTTGTTTTTGTTAGAGAATTAAATGCTCGAGCAGCTTTTAAGTTTCTCCTTGGCTGTAGGCGGGGTTTAAATTCCATCtgcagcaaaaaaaaatttaaagatgGTACCAAAGCATTTTTTTGATTTAGTAAGATCTGTATATCTGTTAACTCCTAACACAAGTGATAGGGATATAATTATGCAttttatttgtggttatttGGTCTTAATTTTGACAGTTTAGTATGCAAAGTATTGGATTTCTGCTCATAATTAGTATTTGTGTTAATTACAGGCAATTAGTGTTGAAAGTGACAAAAGGGAGGCAAAATCCAGAAGACTCTTGCTtctaaggcgtgcccacgccagataACGCGGAGCTGCGTGATAAGGACGGAGTATGCGATCCTACTCCTTGGAGGCTGCCGCAATTCTTGGAAAGTGATGGTAGCTACGTGGGATCAGGAAGTTTTTCCAAAGAGGACTTTTGGCAACAATCCAATGAGGGAATTAAGGAAATAATTCGTTTGAGAAACAACTTCTTATTTTGGCTAGCAAAAAGGACGGCGGGCAGCACTACAAATTGGGGGGATTGCAATAGACTAGGGAATCttttttgattcttttgttttttttccttttacttCTTCACGCAAGCTTTAGACAAGCCGCCGCACCCTTTTACTTCTTGATAGACAAAATTACTTGGAAGCTTGGAATCACATAATGATTATGCAGCAAGGCTAGTTCTTTTATCTAGTTGAGAAATAAATCGAGGATTGGAGCACCATAactgtgagatcgttttaattgtttatttttaatttatatgttcatgggtatttgattattctctatttttcccTAGTTATTATTGTTTAGATTTATTGGATAATTAGGCCTGTTATTCGAGTGTCTAAATAATTGATAGCCAATTAGGATGTTGGCGCGTCGCCTTTAAGCATCTTGATTAGTGGCAAACGAGACAATTTCACCGCCTCGCAAGGGGTCTAATTGGATCGTGGGGATAATTAATCTAGCCTAAACAAacccgcatgtgtgtttgtcaTCTAGAATTAGGTCTTTCTAATTCCTAATGCTGTGGCTACATTAAATCCTATGAGCGTTTCTGGGGTTGTCTAGTCACAAGAGGGTAGTTTATGAGCGTCTCTTGACTATcataaaattaaggaaagattggtGGTTGGGCGCGTCGCTTGACCACTATAACCAGTTTATTCGTGAGTATATGAATTGTCCCTTGTATCTGTG from Coffea eugenioides isolate CCC68of chromosome 8, Ceug_1.0, whole genome shotgun sequence encodes the following:
- the LOC113780821 gene encoding beta-glucosidase 24-like, which translates into the protein MSSLFCFQIEGAWNRDGKIFDGKNGDIATNAYDLYQGDVNNIADLGLDVYRFSIAWSRILPSGQLKDGVNQAGIDYYNNFINALIAKGIDPCVTTFHWDVPQALQSLYGGFLSPRIVINYRNYVDILFKNFGDRVKFWITLNEPLSLSESGHTLPYLAPGRCTIWGNVDCTGGDEGIEPYLVTHHQLLSHAAAVDLYRQKYQELQGGIIGITLNSQWFLPFRDGNEDDLKAAEIQLDFTFGWFMRPVTLGDYPDTMKERVGERLPSFTPVESRKLEGSYDFLGLNYYTGSFTHFLDEGYVPPHPSYVTDSGVNVTETDSEGNPFGLGPAGVFWLQVYPRGIRDLLNYTKVVYDNPTIYITENGVCTNDTLTKEESINDTIRIDYTEDHLCCILQAIE